From the genome of Spirosomataceae bacterium TFI 002, one region includes:
- a CDS encoding Cd2+/Zn2+-exporting ATPase, which translates to MKHQHIYDKEGKQLCCSLKEKIERKTSHVHHEHQEGDGHGHSHDHGNSGGWKEYLPAIISFVLLLSGLTLEYLVEASFFRGWIKAGWYVIAYLPVGLPVLKEALIAVSKGEFFTEFFLMSIATIGAFAIGEYPEGVAVMLFYAIGELFQSAAVKRAKDNIKALLDIRPKTASVFRNNEYKSVSPEDVAINETIQVKVGEKVPLDGSLLSEKASLNTAALTGESKPQSIITNENVLAGSINLDGVIEVKVGKLYNDSSISRILELVQNATSKKSKTELLIRRLAKVYTPIVVYLAIAICFLPYLFVTEYVFSEWLYKALIFLVISCPCALVISIPLGYFGGLGAASKQGLLFKGATFLDKITKVNILVMDKTGTVTKGVFKIKDIVLKSSISESEFMSLLMAIESKSTHPIAKAILEYSVNQEFKVASDIKEIAGKGMKGTVDGRELLVGNKSLMEQYKINVLSETNEIVESLVMVSIDGEFAGYVVIADELKEDAKHSIQSLRDAGIQEIRMLSGDKEAITQKVAASIGINYAKGGLLPEEKLKEIELLKKDPKNVIAFVGDGINDAPVLAASDVGIAMGAMGSDVAIETADVIIQTDQPSKIVTGIKIGKSTQSIIWQNIILAFGVKLIVLILGAGGLATMWEAVFADVGVALLAILNAVRLQRMTWA; encoded by the coding sequence ATGAAACATCAACATATATACGACAAAGAAGGAAAGCAACTTTGTTGCTCTTTGAAAGAAAAAATTGAAAGGAAAACGTCACATGTTCATCATGAACACCAAGAAGGTGATGGGCACGGCCATAGTCACGATCATGGGAATAGTGGTGGTTGGAAAGAATACTTACCCGCAATCATAAGTTTTGTACTGCTCTTATCAGGTTTAACGCTTGAATACTTAGTTGAAGCTTCATTTTTCAGAGGCTGGATAAAAGCGGGTTGGTACGTAATTGCTTATTTGCCTGTGGGTTTACCAGTATTGAAAGAAGCTTTGATAGCAGTTTCCAAGGGTGAATTCTTTACTGAGTTTTTCTTAATGAGCATTGCTACCATTGGAGCTTTTGCAATCGGAGAATACCCCGAAGGTGTAGCCGTTATGCTATTTTATGCAATAGGGGAATTGTTTCAGTCGGCGGCGGTTAAAAGAGCAAAAGACAATATCAAAGCACTATTAGACATAAGGCCTAAAACAGCCAGCGTTTTCCGCAATAATGAATACAAATCAGTTTCTCCAGAGGATGTTGCAATCAATGAAACCATTCAAGTAAAAGTAGGAGAGAAGGTACCTTTAGATGGGTCTTTATTGTCCGAAAAAGCTAGTCTAAATACCGCAGCACTCACTGGAGAAAGTAAACCTCAGTCGATAATCACAAATGAAAACGTGTTGGCCGGCTCTATAAACCTAGATGGAGTGATAGAGGTAAAGGTTGGGAAACTGTACAATGATAGTTCTATTTCACGGATTCTAGAATTAGTGCAGAATGCGACTTCTAAAAAATCAAAAACCGAATTATTGATTCGTCGTTTGGCAAAAGTTTACACACCTATTGTGGTGTATTTGGCAATTGCCATTTGTTTTTTACCTTACTTGTTTGTAACCGAATATGTGTTCTCCGAGTGGCTATATAAGGCTTTGATTTTCCTTGTGATTTCATGTCCTTGTGCCTTAGTGATTTCTATACCTTTGGGTTACTTTGGTGGGCTAGGAGCAGCTTCAAAGCAAGGCCTTCTTTTCAAAGGAGCCACTTTTCTAGACAAAATTACCAAAGTTAATATCCTAGTAATGGATAAAACGGGAACAGTTACAAAGGGTGTTTTTAAGATAAAGGACATTGTTTTAAAATCTTCAATCTCAGAAAGTGAATTTATGTCACTGCTAATGGCTATTGAGTCAAAATCCACCCATCCGATTGCAAAAGCTATTTTGGAATACTCGGTTAATCAAGAGTTTAAAGTGGCTTCGGATATCAAAGAAATTGCTGGAAAGGGAATGAAAGGAACGGTAGATGGAAGAGAACTATTAGTAGGAAATAAAAGTTTGATGGAGCAGTATAAAATTAATGTTCTAAGCGAAACAAATGAAATAGTGGAGTCTCTTGTCATGGTTAGTATTGATGGCGAATTTGCTGGCTATGTAGTTATTGCTGACGAACTCAAAGAAGATGCGAAACATAGCATTCAGAGTCTTAGAGATGCTGGCATACAAGAAATAAGAATGCTTTCGGGAGATAAAGAAGCCATTACTCAAAAGGTAGCAGCATCCATTGGCATAAACTATGCGAAGGGCGGTTTACTGCCAGAAGAGAAGTTGAAGGAAATTGAGCTTTTAAAGAAAGACCCTAAAAATGTGATTGCTTTTGTAGGGGACGGCATAAATGATGCTCCGGTTTTGGCTGCTAGTGATGTGGGTATTGCAATGGGAGCAATGGGTAGTGATGTGGCAATTGAAACTGCTGATGTTATTATTCAAACCGATCAGCCTTCTAAAATAGTAACGGGTATAAAAATTGGGAAATCTACCCAGAGCATAATTTGGCAAAATATCATTTTAGCTTTTGGAGTAAAACTCATTGTTTTGATATTGGGAGCTGGAGGGTTGGCCACAATGTGGGAGGCTGTTTTTGCAGATGTAGGAGTCGCATTATTGGCTATTTTAAATGCAGTACGCTTGCAAAGGATGACTTGGGCGTAA
- a CDS encoding Rrf2 family protein, producing the protein MFSKACEYGIRAAIFIAGQSLLDRKVSLKDVAEAIESPTAYTSKILQKLARSGLINSDKGPTGGFSINAKDLSTLKLSDIVLAIDGDTIYKGCGLGLKKCNDKKPCPVHNQFILVRYELKKMLETTSVQSLTMDYEKGFTFLKR; encoded by the coding sequence ATGTTTTCAAAAGCTTGTGAATACGGAATAAGGGCGGCAATATTTATTGCTGGTCAATCTTTACTAGATCGAAAAGTGAGCCTTAAAGACGTAGCGGAAGCAATAGAATCTCCTACAGCTTATACTTCAAAAATACTTCAAAAACTAGCTCGAAGCGGTTTAATCAATTCTGATAAGGGACCAACAGGTGGTTTTTCAATTAACGCTAAGGATTTGTCTACACTTAAGTTGAGCGATATAGTTTTAGCAATTGATGGTGATACTATATATAAGGGGTGCGGCTTAGGCCTAAAAAAGTGCAATGATAAAAAGCCTTGTCCAGTACACAATCAATTCATACTGGTACGATATGAGCTGAAAAAGATGCTTGAAACAACTTCTGTACAATCACTCACTATGGATTATGAAAAGGGATTTACCTTTTTAAAGCGGTAA
- a CDS encoding cytochrome c oxidase cbb3-type subunit 1: METKNILSESGIIITLVLLVIPVATASIIVISKALRVINNYLKKKQLQKFNDYLKTLSPEEVQKLEERKTELEFALSNNELSGEAAPRDYRGLINYVSEVENIRFIEQKKRSQPRPYIEPDLTKLILWYLGCATFWLLFGTTIGEYLGIKFVAPDVDHVRWLSFGRLRPVHTNSVFWGWASLAMIGLSYYVIPRVSNHPIASIKTGYRTLVLINASVVIGSIFLMAGINNGGGEYREYIWPVMILFGIGVLITLINFLKTIAKRTNKEIYVSNWYIISAMMFLLVITLVAYWPTWQTGLGETIVQGYYMHQGVGMWFMLFSLGLMYYFLPQQLNKPIYSYSLGILAFWAQILFYTLIGTHHFIFSAIPWWLQTIAIVGSVGMVIPVIAGTTNFLLTFNGSWSKLSGSYTLPFYLIGIIFYFTGSLEGTAEAFRFTNLVWHFTDFTVAHSHLTMYGIISFMLWGFIYTMVPRLTGKEPSQLLVGAHFWLALIGLMFYTFPLMYGSTLRGLMWMEGPHSFIESVELMAPYWLWRAIGGSLMWLSHILFAYNFYVMLKRKEENTIPNSPIDILKAKQQLEKHGLTN, encoded by the coding sequence ATGGAAACGAAAAACATACTTAGCGAATCCGGAATTATAATAACTCTTGTTCTACTTGTAATTCCAGTTGCAACCGCTTCAATTATTGTAATAAGTAAAGCTTTAAGGGTAATAAATAATTACTTGAAGAAAAAGCAATTACAAAAGTTCAATGACTACTTAAAAACACTTAGCCCTGAGGAAGTTCAAAAATTAGAAGAACGAAAGACTGAACTAGAATTTGCACTATCTAACAATGAACTTTCTGGAGAAGCCGCTCCCAGGGATTACAGAGGCTTGATAAACTATGTGAGCGAAGTGGAGAACATACGTTTTATAGAGCAAAAGAAAAGAAGCCAACCACGCCCATATATAGAGCCTGACTTAACAAAACTGATATTATGGTACCTAGGCTGTGCTACATTTTGGTTACTATTTGGTACCACAATTGGCGAATACTTAGGAATCAAATTTGTTGCTCCAGATGTAGACCATGTAAGGTGGTTAAGTTTCGGTAGGCTAAGACCGGTACATACTAATTCGGTTTTTTGGGGTTGGGCATCTTTGGCGATGATAGGTTTATCTTATTATGTAATTCCTAGAGTAAGTAACCATCCTATTGCCAGCATAAAAACGGGTTATCGCACTCTCGTACTTATCAATGCTTCAGTGGTGATAGGCAGCATTTTTTTAATGGCAGGCATTAATAATGGAGGTGGTGAATACAGAGAATATATCTGGCCAGTAATGATATTGTTTGGCATTGGGGTGCTCATTACTTTGATTAACTTTTTGAAAACCATAGCCAAAAGAACTAATAAAGAAATCTATGTATCCAACTGGTACATTATTTCAGCCATGATGTTCTTACTAGTGATAACCTTAGTTGCCTATTGGCCTACTTGGCAAACGGGTTTAGGAGAAACCATCGTACAAGGTTATTACATGCATCAGGGTGTGGGAATGTGGTTTATGCTCTTTAGCCTTGGGTTAATGTACTATTTCTTACCACAGCAACTTAATAAACCTATATACTCGTACAGCTTAGGGATTTTAGCTTTTTGGGCACAGATCCTTTTTTATACCTTAATAGGAACACATCATTTTATCTTTAGTGCAATTCCTTGGTGGTTGCAAACTATTGCGATTGTAGGTAGTGTAGGCATGGTGATCCCAGTAATAGCAGGTACGACTAACTTCTTATTAACCTTTAACGGTTCTTGGAGTAAACTGTCGGGGAGTTACACACTACCATTTTATTTGATTGGCATCATTTTCTACTTTACTGGTTCATTAGAAGGGACTGCGGAGGCCTTCCGATTTACCAATTTGGTTTGGCACTTTACTGATTTTACAGTTGCACATTCGCATTTGACAATGTACGGTATCATATCCTTCATGCTATGGGGTTTTATATACACCATGGTTCCAAGATTAACAGGAAAAGAGCCTTCACAACTCTTGGTTGGGGCACATTTCTGGCTGGCACTTATAGGTTTAATGTTCTACACATTTCCCTTGATGTATGGTTCTACGCTTAGAGGGTTGATGTGGATGGAAGGTCCACACTCATTCATAGAGAGTGTTGAGTTAATGGCTCCATACTGGCTGTGGAGAGCTATTGGGGGATCGCTCATGTGGCTGTCACATATTTTGTTTGCTTATAATTTTTATGTGATGCTAAAGAGAAAAGAGGAAAATACAATACCCAATTCACCTATTGATATTTTAAAAGCAAAGCAACAATTGGAGAAACACGGATTAACTAATTGA
- a CDS encoding cytochrome c oxidase cbb3-type subunit 2 — MDFFDNHKKLFGAALALFVVLTTFVAVLPAINNQNNNAVLPNAEPLSPEAQLGKESFIANGCVACHTQQVRNIDMDKTWGDRPGIAADYAGIGRTGFWRNTATLMGTERTGPDLTNIGSRQPSLAWNLLHLFQPRAVVEKSIMPAYPWLFEIKNEIVKGEVEVVVPDEFRKGITGKIVAKEEALHLAAYLASLKQTPLPDGSTPMEFLYKKEEKIVVGNSNEAALPDGNLLYTNNCMSCHQANGEGLKGAFPSLKGSPIVLGDDLELFVNIIMLGYDARAEYAVMNAVGIANNLTPEEVTAIINHEKTSWGNNAEKVSLEEVKKIIDFIKKTEQ, encoded by the coding sequence ATGGATTTTTTCGATAATCATAAAAAACTATTTGGAGCGGCATTGGCATTGTTTGTTGTCCTAACAACATTTGTGGCAGTTTTGCCTGCAATTAATAATCAAAACAATAACGCTGTATTGCCCAATGCAGAACCATTGTCGCCAGAAGCTCAATTGGGTAAGGAGAGCTTCATTGCCAATGGCTGTGTTGCCTGTCATACACAACAAGTCCGCAATATTGACATGGATAAAACCTGGGGTGACAGGCCCGGTATTGCCGCCGATTATGCAGGTATTGGTAGGACAGGTTTTTGGAGAAATACAGCGACACTAATGGGAACTGAAAGGACAGGTCCTGACCTTACGAATATAGGTTCCCGGCAACCAAGTTTGGCGTGGAATTTACTTCACCTATTTCAACCTAGAGCTGTGGTAGAGAAATCAATCATGCCAGCCTATCCTTGGCTTTTTGAAATAAAAAATGAGATCGTAAAAGGGGAGGTAGAAGTCGTAGTTCCAGACGAATTTAGGAAAGGCATTACGGGTAAAATTGTTGCCAAAGAAGAAGCACTCCATTTAGCAGCTTATTTGGCAAGTTTAAAACAAACACCCTTGCCAGATGGAAGCACTCCCATGGAGTTTTTATATAAAAAAGAAGAAAAAATAGTAGTGGGCAATAGCAACGAAGCTGCTCTGCCAGATGGTAATTTACTGTATACAAATAATTGTATGAGTTGTCACCAAGCTAACGGTGAAGGGTTAAAAGGGGCTTTCCCCTCGCTCAAGGGAAGTCCTATTGTATTAGGAGACGATCTAGAGTTATTCGTAAATATCATCATGCTTGGTTACGATGCCCGTGCAGAATATGCGGTGATGAATGCCGTAGGAATAGCCAATAATTTGACACCGGAAGAAGTAACTGCCATTATTAACCACGAAAAAACTAGCTGGGGTAATAATGCGGAAAAAGTAAGCCTTGAAGAAGTAAAGAAAATAATTGATTTCATTAAAAAAACGGAACAATAA
- a CDS encoding Hexameric tyrosine-coordinated heme protein (HTHP) codes for MGNTEIWLESLITKTPQEGRELAMKMARKSIAAIQSDPEKRNQMRPAYAEDTAQLIASSNVVAIEFQTVAQANNFWRNE; via the coding sequence ATGGGAAACACAGAGATATGGTTAGAAAGCCTGATAACTAAAACACCTCAGGAAGGTAGAGAATTAGCAATGAAAATGGCTCGTAAATCTATTGCGGCTATTCAATCAGACCCTGAAAAACGAAATCAAATGCGGCCAGCTTATGCTGAAGATACAGCTCAGCTAATTGCATCTTCCAATGTTGTAGCCATAGAGTTTCAGACAGTTGCACAAGCAAATAACTTTTGGAGAAATGAATAG
- a CDS encoding hemoglobin, with amino-acid sequence MSKMKKDITTLDDIKLLVDTFYGKVRSDELLAHIFNNKIGDRWTEHLEKMYRFWQTVLLGEHTYHGSPFVPHAKLPVSGEHFERWIKLFYETVDSLFEGEKATRAKWQGERMAEMFHSKIEYYKSNPASPIL; translated from the coding sequence ATGAGTAAAATGAAAAAAGACATCACAACACTCGACGATATAAAGTTATTAGTAGATACTTTTTATGGGAAAGTACGGTCAGACGAGTTATTGGCCCATATTTTCAATAATAAAATTGGAGACCGCTGGACGGAACACTTGGAAAAAATGTATCGATTTTGGCAAACGGTTCTGCTTGGAGAGCACACTTATCATGGCAGTCCATTTGTACCTCATGCTAAGCTTCCGGTTAGTGGTGAGCACTTTGAAAGGTGGATAAAGCTATTTTATGAAACCGTGGATAGTTTATTTGAAGGAGAAAAAGCAACACGGGCTAAATGGCAAGGGGAGAGAATGGCAGAGATGTTTCACTCAAAAATTGAATACTATAAAAGCAATCCCGCTTCACCCATTCTTTGA
- a CDS encoding regulator of cell morphogenesis and NO signaling: MSILENNNIGELVAQDYRTASVFKKYGIDFCCQGNRTISDACKLDGIDEKLVVSDLNAINESITEEATDYKSWPLDLLADYIEKKHHRYVEEKTLEIKPYLQKICAVHGDRHPELLEINEHFNAAAGELAAHMKKEEFILFPFVRKMAKAKHEKVSLTAPHFGTVQNPIHMMMDEHATEGERFRKVEKLSNNYTPPEDACGTYQVTYALLKEFEQDLHLHIHLENNILFPAAIEMEKELS, from the coding sequence ATGAGCATTCTAGAAAATAATAATATTGGAGAATTGGTGGCACAAGACTATCGTACCGCTTCTGTTTTTAAAAAATATGGCATCGATTTTTGTTGCCAAGGAAATAGAACAATAAGCGATGCATGTAAGCTAGATGGTATTGATGAAAAATTGGTCGTTTCTGATTTAAATGCAATAAACGAATCAATAACTGAAGAGGCAACAGACTACAAATCTTGGCCGCTTGATTTATTAGCTGATTATATCGAAAAGAAACACCATCGCTACGTAGAAGAAAAAACATTAGAGATAAAGCCTTATCTACAGAAGATTTGTGCTGTGCACGGCGACCGCCATCCAGAACTACTCGAAATAAACGAACACTTTAATGCAGCTGCTGGAGAACTTGCCGCTCACATGAAAAAAGAAGAGTTCATCTTGTTTCCCTTTGTGAGAAAAATGGCAAAAGCTAAACATGAAAAAGTAAGCCTAACTGCACCACATTTTGGCACTGTTCAAAATCCTATTCACATGATGATGGATGAACATGCTACGGAAGGGGAGCGGTTTAGAAAAGTAGAAAAACTGAGTAATAATTATACGCCTCCTGAAGATGCCTGTGGTACCTACCAGGTCACTTATGCTTTGCTTAAAGAATTTGAGCAAGACTTACACTTGCATATTCACTTGGAAAACAATATCTTATTTCCTGCTGCCATTGAAATGGAAAAAGAACTGTCATGA
- a CDS encoding ferredoxin, 2Fe-2S yields the protein MEDKIKFTVIENGREFTFETHEGEYRNLMFLLRDNVYVDGFGECGGMGRCGTCVVKVKGLQGDALIKERNEPATLFKYGHVEEDIRLSCQILLTRDIENSVIEIIEE from the coding sequence ATGGAAGACAAAATCAAGTTTACTGTTATAGAAAATGGCAGAGAATTTACCTTTGAAACGCACGAAGGAGAATATAGAAATCTAATGTTCTTGCTTCGTGACAATGTTTATGTTGATGGTTTTGGAGAATGTGGAGGTATGGGAAGATGTGGAACTTGTGTAGTAAAGGTAAAAGGCTTGCAAGGTGATGCTTTGATAAAAGAAAGAAACGAACCTGCTACTCTTTTTAAATATGGTCACGTGGAGGAAGACATTCGACTTTCTTGCCAAATTTTGCTTACTAGAGATATTGAAAATTCGGTAATTGAAATAATAGAGGAGTAA
- a CDS encoding Glycosyl hydrolases family 28, with product MGKLLLFFVSIFLFQCTSLDKSKAVFDVKDYGATGDGSTNDQVAIQKAIDACKGTGGTVLFTEGSYLTGQLLLGSDMTLYIDSTAVILGIQSDEETAYPHHQIETKFPNRMLEDCQRRLIYGNHVQNVTITGKGKIDGQGDYEPWMNVKELGTEKDRPSILAFVGSKNISVSEITLVDPACWTQVYIESDSITIRNIKVHTGNLTPNRDGIDIVDCHNVWIENCDIKSEDDGICFKSGSEYGCKNIVVKNCEIDKLNVNAGNCFKLGTDGLGSFMNFEVSGLKMKNAHQNSALVIESMDGAVIDNINISDCEISNSGQAIFVLLADRKRTVPGRETKIGSISNIHFKNINGKGFTQQYPSIITGIKGHKIENVTFENLNLELKGGVDVSNQSVMEYDGTYPEGSKFGNTNAYAFFVRHAKDVNFINCKITSSLPDAREWLVQENVENLTVK from the coding sequence ATGGGTAAGCTCCTCTTATTTTTTGTATCTATTTTTTTGTTTCAGTGTACCTCTCTCGACAAGAGCAAGGCCGTTTTCGATGTTAAAGATTATGGTGCAACAGGAGATGGGTCTACAAACGATCAAGTTGCTATTCAAAAGGCAATAGATGCCTGCAAGGGAACTGGAGGAACTGTTTTGTTCACAGAAGGTTCGTATTTAACTGGTCAGCTACTCTTAGGTAGTGATATGACTTTATATATAGATTCCACAGCCGTAATTTTAGGAATTCAATCTGATGAAGAGACGGCATATCCGCACCATCAAATAGAAACCAAATTTCCGAATCGGATGCTTGAAGATTGTCAGCGAAGGTTAATTTATGGAAACCACGTTCAAAATGTTACCATTACAGGAAAAGGTAAAATTGACGGTCAAGGAGATTATGAACCATGGATGAATGTAAAAGAACTGGGAACCGAAAAAGACAGGCCTTCCATCTTGGCTTTTGTGGGGTCAAAAAACATAAGCGTTTCTGAAATTACATTGGTAGACCCAGCTTGTTGGACACAGGTTTACATTGAATCCGATAGTATTACGATTAGAAACATAAAAGTGCATACGGGTAATCTAACGCCTAATAGAGACGGAATTGACATAGTTGACTGCCACAATGTATGGATAGAAAATTGTGATATTAAGTCAGAAGATGATGGAATTTGCTTTAAAAGTGGGAGCGAATATGGCTGCAAAAATATTGTGGTCAAAAACTGTGAAATAGACAAGTTGAATGTGAATGCAGGAAACTGCTTTAAACTTGGTACCGACGGCTTAGGTAGCTTCATGAACTTTGAAGTATCTGGTTTGAAGATGAAAAATGCTCACCAAAATTCCGCACTTGTGATAGAGTCCATGGATGGGGCGGTTATCGATAATATCAATATTAGTGATTGTGAAATTTCTAATTCTGGGCAAGCAATTTTTGTGCTTTTGGCTGATAGAAAACGTACTGTTCCAGGCAGAGAAACTAAAATAGGAAGCATTTCAAATATTCATTTCAAAAATATCAATGGAAAAGGGTTTACACAACAGTACCCTTCCATCATTACGGGGATCAAGGGTCACAAAATCGAAAATGTAACCTTTGAGAACTTAAACCTTGAGCTCAAGGGTGGGGTGGATGTCTCCAATCAATCGGTAATGGAGTATGATGGTACATATCCTGAGGGAAGTAAATTTGGCAATACAAATGCCTATGCTTTCTTTGTTAGGCATGCCAAAGACGTCAATTTCATCAATTGTAAGATAACTTCTTCACTACCAGATGCACGGGAATGGTTGGTGCAGGAAAATGTGGAAAACTTAACAGTAAAATAG
- a CDS encoding Necrosis inducing protein (NPP1) produces MVGAGKCGKLNSKIEYAHFLYQSNSVNNYKMLKPILLFVLTSLLMCDKVDEPQNFKGLPENASEKVKKWAVVFDFDRYACYPSAAISPDGRKNEGLAPKGLRTGNCREIVQLENANTFCRTQSITRDNVTYEVIMYALYFEKDQYMPWSPFELKGSHRHDWEYASVWLQDGRLTHATYSAHSRDGESLPTSTLHFDSGMENHVKVVYHQDGVSTHCMRFAKENEKAQNELGKWITPKLVEWDLMSKEQQSLMSGSWGKAHPPFIDKNFYREIEKYVPPGYPLRAEWEAK; encoded by the coding sequence ATGGTTGGTGCAGGAAAATGTGGAAAACTTAACAGTAAAATAGAATATGCTCACTTTCTTTATCAATCAAACTCTGTCAATAACTATAAGATGTTGAAGCCAATTCTATTATTTGTACTAACTTCTTTATTGATGTGTGACAAGGTGGATGAACCTCAAAATTTTAAGGGTTTACCCGAGAATGCTTCCGAAAAAGTTAAAAAATGGGCTGTAGTCTTTGATTTTGACAGATATGCCTGTTATCCATCAGCAGCCATTTCGCCAGATGGTAGAAAGAATGAGGGACTAGCACCAAAGGGTTTACGAACTGGAAATTGTAGAGAAATAGTGCAATTGGAGAATGCAAATACCTTTTGTCGAACTCAATCCATTACCAGAGATAATGTCACCTACGAAGTGATCATGTATGCACTCTATTTTGAAAAAGATCAGTATATGCCATGGTCACCATTTGAACTAAAAGGCTCGCATAGACACGATTGGGAATATGCCTCTGTATGGTTGCAAGATGGAAGGCTTACTCATGCAACTTATAGTGCCCACAGCCGAGATGGAGAATCATTGCCAACAAGCACTTTGCACTTTGACTCTGGAATGGAAAATCATGTGAAAGTAGTTTACCATCAAGATGGAGTAAGTACTCACTGTATGCGTTTTGCAAAAGAGAATGAAAAGGCTCAAAACGAGCTTGGAAAATGGATTACTCCCAAACTCGTAGAGTGGGATTTAATGAGCAAAGAACAGCAAAGCCTTATGTCGGGATCTTGGGGAAAAGCCCATCCACCATTCATAGACAAGAATTTTTACAGAGAAATAGAAAAGTATGTTCCACCCGGGTATCCTTTGAGAGCGGAGTGGGAGGCGAAATAG
- a CDS encoding Zn-ribbon-containing, possibly nucleic-acid-binding protein → MTDKPIPAKILLTLADIKATGEKFIGLSGSLYRQNLIFSEPRELRRNKNILELTVIFRDITSFKNWNKNAEIKEFWHVKFDKLLAEKPETIKERDVIIEIDNVKNCVCDRSDFYILQGRSLQFTDELTCSNCFGQISYSKVPLEIQLEDWQSKHERVYSNWLESGLFEKEAFRELTNYKKGKLNVEGEKIRKQLSDYFKIPVYINYFVEEPDDNHPCLICGQKGSDSGLKRPNRVCKTCKTIFGFGDR, encoded by the coding sequence ATGACAGACAAACCAATTCCTGCAAAAATTCTTTTAACCTTAGCTGACATCAAAGCGACAGGGGAAAAATTTATTGGTTTATCAGGCTCACTTTATAGACAGAATTTGATTTTTTCAGAACCAAGAGAATTAAGACGGAATAAAAACATTTTAGAGTTGACTGTAATTTTTCGTGACATCACATCATTTAAGAACTGGAATAAGAACGCAGAAATAAAAGAGTTTTGGCACGTAAAGTTTGACAAGCTACTTGCTGAGAAACCTGAGACAATTAAAGAACGAGACGTTATTATTGAAATCGACAATGTTAAGAATTGCGTTTGTGATAGGTCTGACTTTTACATTTTGCAAGGACGTTCTTTACAGTTTACTGACGAGTTGACTTGTAGCAATTGTTTTGGACAAATTTCATATTCTAAAGTACCGCTTGAAATTCAACTTGAAGACTGGCAGTCAAAACACGAAAGAGTTTATTCCAATTGGCTTGAAAGTGGCCTCTTTGAAAAAGAAGCTTTCAGGGAATTAACGAACTATAAAAAAGGAAAACTAAACGTGGAAGGAGAGAAAATCCGAAAACAACTTTCTGACTATTTTAAAATTCCCGTTTACATAAACTACTTTGTTGAAGAACCAGACGACAATCATCCTTGTTTAATTTGCGGACAAAAAGGCTCTGACTCTGGACTGAAACGACCTAACAGAGTTTGCAAAACTTGTAAGACAATATTTGGCTTTGGCGACAGATAG
- a CDS encoding Dihydrofolate reductase, with translation MRKLKLQVQMTLDGFISGQNGEMDWMKFPWTEDILNYVRDLTEPVDTIVLGRKLAEGFIPHWANVAKDPNNPEYEGGVKFASTQKIVFTKTLDKLIWENTEIAKGHLVEEITNLKNKQGKDIIAYGGGEFVSALIKNKLIDELHLFVNPAAIGSGMPIFKELTEMQKFNLDDVQKFDCGIVAMVYKPI, from the coding sequence ATGAGAAAATTGAAATTACAAGTCCAAATGACCTTAGACGGGTTTATTTCTGGACAAAATGGAGAAATGGATTGGATGAAATTTCCTTGGACAGAAGACATTTTAAATTATGTACGAGATCTTACTGAACCTGTAGACACAATAGTCTTAGGAAGAAAATTGGCAGAAGGTTTTATTCCGCATTGGGCAAATGTTGCCAAAGACCCTAACAATCCAGAATATGAAGGCGGAGTTAAATTTGCCTCAACGCAAAAAATCGTATTCACTAAAACACTTGACAAATTAATTTGGGAAAACACAGAAATCGCAAAAGGCCACTTGGTCGAAGAGATTACTAATTTAAAGAATAAGCAAGGCAAAGACATCATCGCTTATGGTGGTGGTGAGTTCGTTTCTGCACTTATTAAAAACAAACTTATTGATGAGCTACATTTATTTGTAAATCCTGCTGCTATCGGTAGCGGAATGCCAATTTTTAAAGAATTGACAGAGATGCAAAAATTTAATCTTGATGATGTACAAAAGTTTGATTGTGGTATTGTTGCAATGGTTTATAAACCCATATAA